CCGGCATGCAGCGCGTGAATACGAAAGAAATCGGCCAAGCGATTTTGGCAAACCTGAAGTAACTATGAACAAGGGCAGGAGCAATCCTGCCCGTTTTCCGCATCAACTTCCCCCACACAAGGACACCCCATTGAACCCGAAACATTTTATTGACTTGCTTCCCGAACATGAACAAAACGCCCTCGCCGCACTGAGCGAACGCCTCGCCGACCTAGAATGCGTCCAGTACGCCACCCTCTACGGCGGCCGCATGGAAGATGGAGAATCGCCACTGAACGTGATCTTTCTCGTTCCCGAACGGACAGAAGCTGCGCTTGCCCAAATCACCACGCTGCTCGATGCCATTGAAGCCGAATACACGTGCCATATCAAACCCGATATTTTTGCTGTCGTTCCCTTTCTGACGTTACTGGAGCAACGTCCCTCGTGGCTGAAGAACTTTGAGCAGGATGGAATCGTCCTGTTCCGCCGTTAAGCCCACATGCACAGGCGCGCCCGGTCACTCTTTTCCTTTGTCATGCTGGTACTGCTTCTCGTATCTATTCGCCCTCTCACCAGCACCGCTACGACCGTGGCCGACCTTGAACACTACGTCTACCTCTCTCAACCGCAACTCACCGATACCGTGGCTGCCGTTGTGGTCAACTCGAAACGGATCGACCTCTATGACCATGACGGGACGCGCATTGACTCGCTGGAGTCGCCACGCGGTTCCATCACACAATTGACCGCTCACGCGACGCAACCGGAGCTTTTCTTTCTTGCGAGTGACACGAACAACCGCCGCCAAGTCTTTCGCTGGAACCACGCGCACGCGACCGTGCAACAACTCACTTCGTTTGATGCTGGCGTACTGCTCTTTTCCCTCGGTCATGACGCCCTTTACCTTGCCGTCAATAGCGGACGATTGAATGCAAAAACACACGATCCCATCCAGTTTCACGACCTCTATCAACAGACAATTGCTACCCGTGAAACCACCCCGTTACTGCAAAACCAACCACTCCGCATCACATCGCTTGACGTCGCTCCCGACGAACAATCGCTCCTTTTCGCCGCGCATCGTGACGAACCAATCTGGTATCCCGTCGATTACGATATTTTCCTGTTCGACACAACCAACCGATCACTTACCACACTGGTTGAACGCCCTGCTATGGACGCCGCACCGCGCTTTTCCCCAGATGGCAGCCGCTTTCTGTACCTCAGCGCCAACGGTGTTCCCGGATGGGGCTACCAATTACAACCGCGCATCTACGATTTCGCTACCGGTAGCGACACACCACTGGCCATCCGTCCACCAGACGACTGCCGCATCGCAACGTGGGTCAACAACCACACCGTACAGTACCTCAGTGTCGCGGGAATGCAACAACGGCTCATCACCCAAACCACTGGTGCCACCCCACAAGAAACCCAGTTCCCCTCGCCCCACTATATAGAAAACTACGCGTCCCGCGGCGCTACCACACTCCTCTTGAGTGTCCATATCGACGAACCAGAAGAGTTGTCATTCTTCATGGGCAACACGCTTCGCTGGCGAACACACTACAACAAACAGACACGTGATCTCCCGCGCGGAGCAACAGTACCCATCGCCTGGCAATCGGGTGAGCAAACCATCCACGGCCTCCTTACCTTTCCGGTACACTACGACGCCAACAAACGCTATCCACTTATCTTGAACTTGCACGGCGGCCCAGCCGATGTCTACACCGAACGATTTAGCGGCTACCCATATTTCCTGCCGGTTCAAGTTATGGCTCATCGGGGTGCATTTGTGCTACGGCCAAATCCCCGTGGCAGCGCTGGTTGGGGACTCCAATTCCGCCGTGCCAATATCGGCGATTGGGGCGGCGGCGATGTAGATGATGTCATCGCAGGGGTCGATTTTGCCATCGCACACTACGCGGTAGATACCAACGAACTCAGCGTCGCTGGCTGGAGCTATGGTGGCTACCTCAGCGCAATGGCCATCAGTCGTTACCCCGAACGCTTCCGTCGCGCCATCATTGGAGCCGGCATCACCAACCTTACCAGCTATATCAATTCTACGCTCTACACTGGCTTTGCCGAATCATATATGGGCGACCTTGACCAACTTCCACTGCTCATTGAGCGCTCGCCGCTTTTTTATACAAAATCCGTGCAGGCCGAAGTGCTGCTGATACATGGCACCCGTGATCGCATCGTTCCTTACGCGCAAGGAATAGAATATTATAACGCACTGCTCAAACACGGCGTGCGTGTCCACTTCGACAGCTACCCGTTTGCCCACTCGTACCGTCACTCAGGGGACACGGCCAAACTTCAGCAGCGTGTGGTTGACTTCCTCCTGCCAGAGTAAACATCCATCAAAGGAGAACTTTTTCAGATGAAAACACTGCACGACATCGCTACCGCGCTCGATATCGAACCACTCCCACACTACGCCACGCTCACCCCAACCGCGCTTGCGTGGGATAGTCGCACCATCCCTGACAATTCACTCTTTATCGCCGTTGCCGGTCTAAATTACGATCCGCATGATGATCTACCGTCGCTTGCGGCCAGCGGAAAAATTCTGGCAGCGCTCGTCGAGCGAGAAATCTCGCTGAGCATCCCGACACTGGTTATTCCTGATCTCGCCGAACGCGAAGGGGAAATTGCTGCACTCTGCTACGACTATCCTGCGCGCCAGATGCGCGTTGTTGGCGTTACCGGCACCAACGGCAAAAGTTCTACCGTTACCTATCTTGCCCAGATCTATCATGCGCTCGGTAAACGTGCTGCGGTGCTGGGAACACTCGGCTACGCCGTGTGGCCAGAGCCGCTAACGCCGCTTTCTAATACCACACCACGCGGCGCCGAGCTCCAAACCCTGTTCAACACCAGCATCGCCGAGGGTGTCGACTATCTCTTTATGGAAGTCTCTTCCCATTCACTGGAACTTGGCCGCGTACAGGGAACTCAGTTTTTCGGTGCGCTGTTTACAAACCTTACTCCGGATCACCTCGATTTCCACGGCACCATGGAAAACTATCTCGCCGCAAAGTGGCGCCTGTTTACCGAATATTCCCCCGCCATCGCGCTGGTCAATCGTGAACGCGTTCCACTGAGCGCTACACAGTGGCATACCGTCGCAAGTTATGGAACAAATGGCTCTTGGCGCGTAGAAAACCAAATCATGGATGAACAAGGGATTGCTTTCCAGATGCAAGGGCACCATTTCCGCGCACCGCTCTATGGCCCCTTTAACCTCGAAAACATCCAGGCAGCTGTCGCATTTGCGCTGGCAGACGGCTACGCTCCAGCCGAAATAGCGGAGGCACTTACTACCCTGCAACCCCCAGCCGGACGCTTTCAGGTTGTGGCCGTCAACAGCATCCGTGCCATCATTGATTACGCCCATACTCCAGATGCTTTGGAACGCTTACTCCACGGTGCGCGCGCCCTCTGCACCGGTCGATTGATTGTTGTGTTTGGCTGTGGTGGCGACCGCGATACCACGAAACGCCCTAAAATGGGAGCACTGGCATCGCAGTTGGCAGATATCGCTCTTGTCACCGACGACAACCCACGTACCGAAAATCCAGATCAGATTATCGCGCAAATCATAGCACCGATGGATCCTGCCAAAACCGAAACCATCCGTGACCGTACCACCGCTATTCAGCGCGCCTGCGAACTTGCAGGCGAGGATGATTTGCTGGTAATTGCTGGTAAAGGGCATGAAGAATACCAAATCTACGGAAGAGAACGGATTCACTTTAGCGACCTAGAGACCTTCCAAAAAACAGCGCAAATGGCGAAAATAACATCAAGCAAACCGTAAAACTGACGAAGAGTTATCCTAATGAGGTCGATTTCCCTTGTAGAAAGAGGGGAAAACCCCTAACAATACTGAAAAACAGACACGAGGTGCCCTATAAACAAGAATGTCATCAAACTTATTATTGGTCTTGGCGTTGTCGGCCTATTACTCGGCGGGTTGGTTATTTGGGAAGCAAATACTGAAAAAAATTACGGTTACGTAAAAACCGTCAGCCCATCTGGCCGCTAGGGTAACGCTACCGTTCACGCCCCAAGGAGTTTGGGGCTTTTTTTTTGTGCTTTTCAGCAGACCGCCCCTTTCAATTCAGGTCGGGAGGGTTTGCGGAGTTGGCCTGTTCGTTACTCATAGATTATCTCGATTGCTGGTTTTCAATCTTTTCACACGCCACCACACCACGTTATCTTGCCAACATCATTTGAGTTCGACACCGTTAGCTAATCGACTTGCCGCGGCTAATAGCCGATCAAATTCTGGTGGATAACTGTTGTCGCCTGAGCTTTCAATGAATGCATAAGGGAGCCGTAACACAAATTGCCATTGAGTTCCGTCGCAAACCCCAGGGTTTACATATCTACTATTCCAGTCCCAAACATTTATTTCGTGACACACTTGCAGAAACTTTGACCAAGCACCTTTCTTTACGCTAAGAACGGTGGTTGGCACTACATGCCCATCACTGAGATGCCAAATTTCGTAGTCAATCGTTTCATCTTTTAAGGTAAGCGCATACGATGAGCCAAAGTAGCCGCCGACGGAGAAGTGAAACTCTACTGGGATCAGATCAGTGTCACCGATATCGGCAACCTGAAGTTTCTCAATCTCTCGGTGTGCCTTCAAAATTATTTCAAAATGTGACAGTGGTACGTCAATGCCCTGCTCGAAAAAGTCAATAAGGTACTTCTCCGAACAAGGGCGAAATCCTTTGCGATAGCAGAATAGATATGCCACCGCCTCGGCTTCCAGCTCTTCTATTTCGTGAGAAAGACGTTTTGTCCGTTCAGATAAATGATCACAAAAAATATGTGCCAGTTCGTGAACTAGCGTGGGGAACTGTTGAGCAATACCGTGATTTGAGTTGATTGTGAGAGAATAATGTATTTGTGGCGAGTTTTTCTCGTCCGGTTGCGTATAGCAAGTCACGTATCCCGCTTGAAAAACTGAAAGTGGTTTGAACTCTACGTGAATATTCTTTTTATCGCAGTTGTAGACAAGACGCCGGAATGCTAATTCCAAGTCAGCGCCAACAGACCCTTCAAATGGGAACAGGCGATCGCATAACGCGCCTAGCGGAATATCACTCTCATACCCTTCTATAGGCCGCCCATCCGTATCCCGAATATCATAGACAAATGCAACCGGACCAAAAGGGATAAGCGTTACAATTGGCGCTGCGCCTGGCAGCACGTAGCGATCATACACCTTCCATTTTGATTCAGAAAAAACCAATTGCGCATCGGGCCGCTGCTGCGCAATCAAAAAGGCATTGTAAGGAGCAAGATAACGACTTTGTTTGAGGAAATCTAACCGCAAAAAGAACGCTGGTGGCTGTTCAGACATGCGCCGCATACGCTCTATCAAATCTTCCAATTGCGTACGAAGGTGCTGTACCTTCAGCTCGCATGGTAATCCCTTTCTGTGTTATTCCGCGAACGGCTACGAAATAGTGAGGCTACTCTAGCCAGAGACCTTAAGCTTGTTTAGTAATTCTAAAGATAAAGATTCATCAATGTGATTGTTAAGCCCAAGCTCATGATATATTGC
This Chrysiogenes arsenatis DSM 11915 DNA region includes the following protein-coding sequences:
- a CDS encoding alpha/beta hydrolase family protein, giving the protein MLVLLLVSIRPLTSTATTVADLEHYVYLSQPQLTDTVAAVVVNSKRIDLYDHDGTRIDSLESPRGSITQLTAHATQPELFFLASDTNNRRQVFRWNHAHATVQQLTSFDAGVLLFSLGHDALYLAVNSGRLNAKTHDPIQFHDLYQQTIATRETTPLLQNQPLRITSLDVAPDEQSLLFAAHRDEPIWYPVDYDIFLFDTTNRSLTTLVERPAMDAAPRFSPDGSRFLYLSANGVPGWGYQLQPRIYDFATGSDTPLAIRPPDDCRIATWVNNHTVQYLSVAGMQQRLITQTTGATPQETQFPSPHYIENYASRGATTLLLSVHIDEPEELSFFMGNTLRWRTHYNKQTRDLPRGATVPIAWQSGEQTIHGLLTFPVHYDANKRYPLILNLHGGPADVYTERFSGYPYFLPVQVMAHRGAFVLRPNPRGSAGWGLQFRRANIGDWGGGDVDDVIAGVDFAIAHYAVDTNELSVAGWSYGGYLSAMAISRYPERFRRAIIGAGITNLTSYINSTLYTGFAESYMGDLDQLPLLIERSPLFYTKSVQAEVLLIHGTRDRIVPYAQGIEYYNALLKHGVRVHFDSYPFAHSYRHSGDTAKLQQRVVDFLLPE
- a CDS encoding UDP-N-acetylmuramoyl-L-alanyl-D-glutamate--2,6-diaminopimelate ligase — encoded protein: MKTLHDIATALDIEPLPHYATLTPTALAWDSRTIPDNSLFIAVAGLNYDPHDDLPSLAASGKILAALVEREISLSIPTLVIPDLAEREGEIAALCYDYPARQMRVVGVTGTNGKSSTVTYLAQIYHALGKRAAVLGTLGYAVWPEPLTPLSNTTPRGAELQTLFNTSIAEGVDYLFMEVSSHSLELGRVQGTQFFGALFTNLTPDHLDFHGTMENYLAAKWRLFTEYSPAIALVNRERVPLSATQWHTVASYGTNGSWRVENQIMDEQGIAFQMQGHHFRAPLYGPFNLENIQAAVAFALADGYAPAEIAEALTTLQPPAGRFQVVAVNSIRAIIDYAHTPDALERLLHGARALCTGRLIVVFGCGGDRDTTKRPKMGALASQLADIALVTDDNPRTENPDQIIAQIIAPMDPAKTETIRDRTTAIQRACELAGEDDLLVIAGKGHEEYQIYGRERIHFSDLETFQKTAQMAKITSSKP
- a CDS encoding ImmA/IrrE family metallo-endopeptidase — encoded protein: MSEQPPAFFLRLDFLKQSRYLAPYNAFLIAQQRPDAQLVFSESKWKVYDRYVLPGAAPIVTLIPFGPVAFVYDIRDTDGRPIEGYESDIPLGALCDRLFPFEGSVGADLELAFRRLVYNCDKKNIHVEFKPLSVFQAGYVTCYTQPDEKNSPQIHYSLTINSNHGIAQQFPTLVHELAHIFCDHLSERTKRLSHEIEELEAEAVAYLFCYRKGFRPCSEKYLIDFFEQGIDVPLSHFEIILKAHREIEKLQVADIGDTDLIPVEFHFSVGGYFGSSYALTLKDETIDYEIWHLSDGHVVPTTVLSVKKGAWSKFLQVCHEINVWDWNSRYVNPGVCDGTQWQFVLRLPYAFIESSGDNSYPPEFDRLLAAASRLANGVELK